CCCCAGATACTGGTCCAGCCATACTGAGCTTGTTCAAGTTGCTTTGGTGTGCAACTCTCGCCACCTCTTTTCCCTGTTAATCGTTTCCCATCTGTATTAGTGTAAACTAGATGTGGTAAAAATCTCAGAAATTCAGTGCTTAACACAGTAGAGTTGTTTTCAAATTCTCCCAGCAGTCTTTACTGGTGTTCCTAGATGTTGTGTGATGGTGGTAGGGGCAGAGGTTGCCATCTTCCATAAATGGCTTCCAAGATTGTCCTGGGCACTGACACCTCTCTAAGAACAGGAAGGAGCACCAGGTGATTATTTAAGGGAGGTTTTTATGGGTCAGCCCACAGTTTATGCTCACCTTTCACTGGCTAAACCTCAGTCAGTTGGTCACATTTaactgcaagggagtctgggaaacaTATTCTAGCTGTGTTCCCAGGGAAGAGGGAATGGGTTTTTGTGAATGCTTTACCACACCATCCTTGAGGTGTCAGCCTGGGTTACATTCACAGGAAGTCATTTCCTAACTCGTTATAACTGGGCTGAGTTGTTCCTTCTTGGTTGAACCACCACACTTGGTACCTAATCCTTTTCTAGCCCATGTTTAAGTTAGGACATAATAATGATTGATTCACAAGTTTCTGTTTTAGACTGGGTATTACTTCACTGTTGCTGATGTAACAAGTTACCataaacttagtgacttaaaacaacacagatacCTTATAGTTCTGGTGGTCAGAAGACTGAAGTGGGTCTTACTTGGCTGAAATGGaggtgtcagcaggactgtgTGCCTCTCTGGAGGTTCCAGAGGAGAACCTGTTCCCTTGCTTCTAGAGGCCGCTTCCACCAGAGTCAGCGACCATAGCAACCCGAACAGCCTCTGCATCCATCAGCACCTctcttctctgactctgacccaCCTGCCTCCTTCTTATATGGACCCTTATGAGTAacattgggcccacctggacGATCTGGGATAAGTTCCTCATCTCAGGATCTTTCACTTGATCATATCTgccaagtcccttttgccatgtgaggtaacatattcacagtcTCCAGGGTTACAGCATAAGACGTCCCTGAAGGGCCATTATTTGGTCCACCACAAACTGAGGCTTTATAAAGTCTGCCTCTGTGGTTTGTTACTGTGGCCTTGGATGGGGGCACAGTCCCTTGGACAGTGCAGATGCTCTTCAATGTGTTGGGTGATGGGATGGGTGGAGTTACAGCCTCCCAAGCTGTGCCCCAGGCCATAGTGACTCTGCCAAGAAATTCTCTCTCCCATGAGGCCTGGGATGGCCTGTAACCAGTGGCCCATTTGttatctttccttcttccccataTGATGCGATTTATAGAGAAATCATAGGGCATTTGGCCTTTGTGTTCTAaggcaaacttttaaaaatcaactttattgaggtatcacTTACAtataattaattcattcatcGTAAGTGTTCCTTGAGCTCTGACAAATGTATATACCTATGCAACCACCAACATAAGCAACAGATGGTGCTGTGTACGtagtttgtttacttgttttggTGTACAGTGCTGAGGTTTAAGACCCATGTAGAtgtgtgtaaccatcaccactatcagaATGCTGAAGAGTTCTATCATCTTCCGAAATTTCCCTGAGCTCCCTGCTTCTACCCCCTTGTTAACCACTGATCTGTGTTAATCATGATGGcagtcattttattaaaaacaacccCTTCCCCTCTACTGCACTGTATGGTATCCACTTCCCCAGCACATATCCTTAGcacaaaggagagagggagagaaccaGGAGAAAGCTTTGGGATGGGAAGGATCACTAAAGATCTTCATCAGGCTGCCGtgctcccctgcctgcctctggacTAGCCTTTACTTCCATGCTGAGGGAGAACAACGACCCCATTCACCTCAGCCAGGAAAACAATGTAGTGGGAGTGAGGGAATCAGGTGATCTGGTGTTTTCAATGTGACCGCAAAGTTGAAAAAGATCTGCAACCTGAACTGGAAGCATGAAGCCAGGATTACTTCATATCAGCAGATAGATTGCAGTTACAAAGAACTAGTTCAAATACCAGATACAGCACTGAATTTTtcttattgagataaaattcacataacataaaattagccactttaaagtgtacaatccagtggcatttagtacatccAGAGTGTTATGCCAACAACCACCTCTGtcaagttccaaaacattttcaactGCCCAAAGAAAACCTTGTACCCATGAGCGGGCATTCCCCCTCCCTGCCACATTCTCACCACCCTCTTTCCCCCTGGCCCCAGATCTAGGCAACCTGCTATCTATATCTATGAAtgtacctattctggatattttagaTTTGGAATCATAAGTGACCTTTTGTCTGGCTctgttcacttagcataatatagTATATTAACACTCCGTTCCTGTtcatggctaagtaatattccactgtatgcatatgccacattttgtttattcattcatctgttgatggactaCAGCATAGaatttgccttttgtttggaGAAATTATGCTCAGAAACTGAGGTTGTCTTTgccaataatttatttaacacaGGTTCACTGTAggaattataattaatatttcacAAGACATAGCATCTAGGATAAGGTTTTTTAATAAGCGAATAAAAAGTATATTCCAAATCAATGATAGATTTATTACACTATTGTTCCAGGcaagaggggagaggaaagaaataaagtctaAATTTAGCTAAGGTACACCTTTCTACAAGTTGGTTCTTAGAAGAATCGGCTTAGCTGACCAACAGCTAATGTCTAGCTGCCAGCGTGAATTGGAAGTCGCTTGCTAGAACTCACTGCTAACAGAACAAAGGTGCTGTGTTGTCAGGTATGATGATTTCCTACATGGGGCTGCCGCATGGTTTTCACTATTGTTAGCAAGGAGTAAGTAGCTTGCTAGGGCTGGAGCTAATGCCCCGAAGTCCCTGGAGAGCTATATAGATGAACAAACAGTTGTTTTGCCCAAATCAAACACTCTTTATAAGTACTTATAAATTCTTGGTATTTAAAGTTTAAATGCCTGGTACATCATTGTTGGTCCTCCATGCGTTCGTATCAATAAGCACTCAGTAGCCCAATTTTGATGATATCACCCTCCTCCACAATATAAACAAATGTAACCTTAGATCTGAACAACTTCACTTAAGCCATAATCAGGTTAGGATTTGAAATCATAACAAACCAATAtacaattcctttttaaaaaacatactcaAAGTTTGATAAGATCCtgtatacatacatttatttgctACTGAAAACAGcatttcaaatttttgaaaactaTAATTCTTCCTGTCCTCACAAGGCTCTAGCCAAACCACCaggtattttctttatatttcttctgcATAAGTTAGTTGGCTTCAAATTCTTGATGTTGGATTTTATCTTACTGGTTTAAGGCTTCTAAGACACAGGGGTAACCCTAGAGAATTATTAGTGCTGCTTTGGAACTAAAATTAAAAGGTGAACTAAAGTACAGTGAAGTCATTCAAATGCAAACTGCATAGATTCCTTATAAATTACTGGTATCAAGATAGAAAGATGCAAGAAAAAGACATCACAGAACTTAGATCTAAATACTGGTATACAGTCTGTCCTAGCAGAGTAGCCTAGCCAAGCTGCTGCATAATGATCCTAAAATTACTACAAAGAAAAACAGTATGAGAATAAGGTTTACAGCTAAATCGACTCTTGTCATCATAattattctctatgctgtaattttctctgtgctaGTATCCTCAGAAAGATCTCTATGATACAGGCAATAATGACAGCTATCTCTAAACCTTTCCACCTTCGATTCAACCTCAACTgccttctgcttttcttctcttcgCATCTAGGAAAGCTGTTTGAAGTAGTGGTATTTAATAATCTGTATCATCCTTTCCATCCTTTCTTTCCGAGCTGTTAACAGTGTCCTTATTCCATGCCTCCTCTTGTATAGCATGCCTTCTCCAAACCTCTGAATGTTTTCTTGGTCCTGCTGTTGGGGCAGATATTCTGGTACAAGGGAAGAGAATTTTGTACTAGGGTTGGGAGTCAAATTACCAAGGTACTTTATCAATATGTCTGAGATAGATTGAGAGGCAGATGAACTCCCTGGGAATTTTCTTCACCAGGCATCTCCGGGGTCCAGTTTGGGTTAAACTTTGAATAGTCCATCAGACTTCTAGACACAGCTTGCAGCTCTTCCTAGATCTCTGGTTTGCAGTGGAAGGTGATGCTCAAGCCTCAAATGCTACAAAGTAGTCTGGAAAGAACTATATAGCCCAGAAAGagccaaaaaaaccccaaaccctcAACAAACCGTGGTGAGAGAAAGAACTAATCTCACAATACCTTTTTTTCAATTTGAGTATCACTAAGATTACTTCTGCTCCTCAGAGCCTGACTCCAATATTCCCCCCTCCCTGACTTCCATGTGATAATTCTTCCCATACAGGTCATGTAATAATTTTGTAAAGAAGGGaccattcccattttatacatTCAGAATCTGAAGCACAGAAGGATGAAGTAACCAGATCCAGGTAAGATTTCAAGCTCAGTATCCATCCTACTTCACCTAGGCTGGTGGCTCTGAGTGAAGATAACTGAAAGCAAAGTCCTTGGAAGACAAACTCCTAGGAGAGTATTTCAGTGCAGTCTAAGCTAATGCAGAAACCCCTTGAATTCTGTATTCTTCCACAAGTGATTTTTGAATAGCCTCTGTGAGTGTCTCTTTCCAGGCAGACAGGTAGCCTGCCAGGCACACAGCTCTCATCCCCTCCCTTTTTGATACCCTCTCATTACTTTTAATTGCATCTGAGCCTCTCTAGTATCTTGCATTGTGATTCCTAATCCAGGGTATTTCTCAGCCTCCCACTGACCCCGCACAGCACTCCTTTCTCTCAGAGCTCTCCAGAGATGTGCCCCCAGAAAATGGAGTTGGTCTTCTATAATGAACTCATCTTTATAATGAAGAGTATAACATCCAAGTCCTGGCAGATTTACATAGCAATCTCTACACAAAAGCAACATTACAAAGCgaagtgttgtttttttttttaatgtcatctcAAAGCTCCATTTCCTATAGTACTAAAGAACACTATGGGAATTACCCTGACAAGAAGACAAAAACGACTTCCAGGGATGCTGGGTTAGAGACAATAGCTACACCAGCTCCATTAATGTTTAAAGTCAATGGAGCATAAAACTGCTTTTCTCTATTTACAGGCAGGCATCATTTTacagagaggagggagaaaaattaCCATTTAACTGTACTGAAATCCATAAGCCTTCCTCTAATTTTTATTCCCTTTGAAATTCTCCAGTAAGTACCATCGGAATGAAAATGAGAATCACTCTCTCAGAGGGGAATGGCTTCCAATCCTCTTCAGTAAAGTGTGTGAAGAGCCCTCCATGGAGACGGAGGAGGGAGACTGCCTGTCTGGAAAGGATCCATCACCAAAACCTGCAGAACTAGTCACAGTGACACACCTTGGGCCTGGGAGCCCCTGGGCTAACTTCAGGAAAGCTGAAACAATCCCAGGTCAGGGTACAAGAGAGGCCGAATTCCAGGGACTGGGCAAGTTCAGGGAAGTAATGGCTTCAGGGTACATTTATTTAGTGGGCTACAAGCAGGAACCTTTATCCTTCATATTTTGGCTGTTTCCTTGAGGGAATCGCTGGAATTGAGCCAGGCCTCTGTTAGTAAATCATTGGATCTCATCCCACATTGCATTTGTGTAATGCCTAACAAAGCCTGTTCCCATTATCTTATTTGATCCCAACAACAATCCtcagagggaggcaggacagagtattttttccattttacaagtgTAAACACTTGTAAACTGATTTGCCAGGAGCCACACACTCAAGAAGAGGCAGGAATGAGACTAGAATCTAGGTCTCTGTACAACCTGTTCAGGGTTCTTTCAACTCTATACAACAGACTGAGCAAAATTTTCGTAGCCCCACCCATTCCTCTCATTTTAACCAGCAAGTGGGAGCTTCCCAGGACAGAGCTTGTGTTTACACTGCCCACACACCTCTGTCCTAATGATGAAATAACAGCCCTGACTGACAAAGtcgctggggaaaaaaaattgtttgtatTGTCTCCCTGCACCAAAGACCGAAATTAATCCCAGAcggatttgaaaaaaatcaaggcaTTAGAAAAATCTAAGGAAAATAGAACTGAATATTTAATAACTTTCTAGTATCAAGAAGACTCTTAACTTCAGCACTGTTAGAAGTCTCAAAGGAAGGGATTTTGTAGatttgactacattaaaatttatGAAAGGGTTAAAGCAGTcatgaaaatacatatgaaaaactGAGGAATAAAAACTTACTGGGAAATAATTCACAAAAAAGGAAGTGCAGTTAGTtaacatatatttagaaaaactGCTCTAATTAAAACCAAAGATGAAAACTGAAAGATGTCAATTTTgcctatgaaataaaaaaatttaaatactcaaaatattagtgAAGTTGCAATGAATAATGTATGCTCACATGCTAATGATGGGAGAGTAAATTTACCCAGCTCTTGTAAAACAATTTGGTAAATTTATCAGGAACCTTAAAATATCCATATTCTTTGACCTGAAATTCAGCTGGACTGCTGGGGAATATGTCCTTAGGAAAAAATCAACATGGAAAAATTCCTACACACAAAAATGTTAGGTCACACACAACGGTGAAATTAGGTAAACAGAAAACGCTAAAGGAATTAATAGTTTATGGTACAGCCACTTGATGGAAATTTATGTAATATACGTTTTCAAAGTTATGCAACAGCGTGAACACCGTTTAGTGTAATGTGAAGTGGGAAAGTGTAATATTGTTTGTACAATATACTTTCAAAGAGAAAGGCTGtaaaggaaaaactttttaaatgtgcAGTATGTTTGAGTCCTATGATTATGAGATTTTTTCCACTGCCGCTTCATGTctatttgaacttttttttttatataaatgaacgAAGTCAACTCTTCTGCGGTGCGGTGGTGCGTCCGTCTTACGCTGTGCCTGGGGACTGGAGcactgggaggaagagaaaggctcTAAGGACCCGACCTCAGAACGATTCTGCCCTGCTTTGCAATGGGCCCTCtgcaccccagcttccccactctTTTTCCGCCGCCCACCACTCGGAAACCCCACGGCGGCGCCCAGCAGTCGGGCTCCACTCCCGGGTGCGGACCCCTACGGGTGCGCTGGGAGACCGCCCGCCCAAGAGTTGCCGAcacgtggggagggagggagcgtcCGAGGAGGAGGGCTTGGGTGTGTGCTTGCCAGTGGGAGAAACCAACCCAGGGCACCTCGGTGTCACCTTTTTCTTGTGCTGCTTTGCGGCCCAGGGGAGTAAGAAGCTCTCCCCACGCCCGGCTCCTCTTACAGGCAGGTACCGAGAGATTAAACACAGGAAGGCTCTGGGCGCGACCCGCGCTGGTCGCACGTACCCGCGCCCCAGCTCCTCGTCGCTCCGCCGCCCCTGCCCCGGCGCGGTGGTAGGACCCGGCGGCGACGTCACCCATTGTTTACAAATCAACCCGAGCCGGTAGGACTCCGGCTCCCGCGGCTGCAGGCGCGCGGCGCGACTACCCGGTGGGCTCCGGCTTCTGCGTCCGCCCGGCCCCGGCCTCGGCCCCGACCCCGGCCCGGCCTCAGCGTCGCGCCCCACCGAGCCCCGCGAGCAGCCGAGCCGCCAGCGACACCCGCAGAGCCCCGGGTGCCCGGGAGGGGGGCCATGCCGTGccggagggaggaggaagaggaagccgGCGAGGAAgcggagggggaggaagaggaggaggacggCGGCTTTCTCTTGCTGGAGCAGTCGGTGACGCTGGGCGGCTCGTGCGAGGTGGACCGGCTGGTGGCCCAGATCGGCGAGACGCTGCAGCTGGACGCGGCTCAGGATAGCCCGGCCTCCCAGGGCGCGCCCTCGGTGCCGCCGCTGCGGCCCCCGCGACCCCCGGCGGCGGTGCGGGCGGACAAGGCCCGGACTCCTGCGTTGCCGCTGCTTGTGCCTCCCGCGCCGGCCGAGGCGGTGGGTCCGGCGCCCCCGGGAGCCCTGCGCTGCGCCCTGGGGGACCGCGGCCGCGTGCGGGGCCGGGCTGCGCCCTACTTTGTGGCTGAGCTCGCCCCAGGCCTCAGCGCCCTTCCCAGGCCGTGTCGGCGAGGATGGCTGCGGGGCAACGTCACTTCGCGCCGCCTGCAGCAGCGACGATGGCCCCCAGCCGGGGCGCGCGCCCGGGATGACGACCCTCACCGGCTCCTACAGCAGCTAGTGCTCTCGGGGAACCTCATAAAGGAGGCGGTGCGGAGGCTTCAGAGAGCCGTCGCCGCGGTTGCAGTCACGGGCCCCACGGGCGTCCCTGGACCCGGAGGCGGCCGCAGCGGACCGGATTCCGTCGCCCTGCAGCCTTCTGGCACCTTGTACTGACCTGGGGGCcttggaagaggaagaggaggtctCTGCGCATACTCAACAG
The genomic region above belongs to Manis javanica isolate MJ-LG chromosome 7, MJ_LKY, whole genome shotgun sequence and contains:
- the FRAT2 gene encoding GSK-3-binding protein FRAT2, which gives rise to MPCRREEEEEAGEEAEGEEEEEDGGFLLLEQSVTLGGSCEVDRLVAQIGETLQLDAAQDSPASQGAPSVPPLRPPRPPAAVRADKARTPALPLLVPPAPAEAVGPAPPGALRCALGDRGRVRGRAAPYFVAELAPGLSALPRPCRRGWLRGNVTSRRLQQRRWPPAGARARDDDPHRLLQQLVLSGNLIKEAVRRLQRAVAAVAVTGPTGVPGPGGGRSGPDSVALQPSGTLY